From Vigna unguiculata cultivar IT97K-499-35 chromosome 5, ASM411807v1, whole genome shotgun sequence, the proteins below share one genomic window:
- the LOC114183307 gene encoding superoxide dismutase [Cu-Zn], chloroplastic-like, with product MEAALAAMAAHTILSFQAPLSSSFPLPPPPQYIALPLTSKKAVALLKGSSSVQGIVTLIQQDNGPTTVTVRVSGLVPGPHGFHLHEYGDLTNGCLSTGPHFNPKKLTHGSPEDKIRHAGDLGNIVANADGVAEATIVDNQIPLFGPNSVVGRALVVHELEDDLGKGGRELSLSTGNAGARLACGVVGLTPV from the exons ATGGAAGCAGCATTGGCAGCCATGGCTGCCCACACTATTCTCTCATTCCAAGCTCCTCTCTCTTCTTCCTTCCCACTCCCACCTCCTCCTCAATACATAGCCCTTCCTCTCACTTCCAAGAAAGCCGTTGCACTCCTCAAGGGAAGTTCCTCCGTCCAAGGCATTGTCACACTGATCCAGCAAGACAACG GTCCAACAACTGTTACTGTTCGTGTTTCTGGTCTTGTTCCCGGCCCTCATGGTTTTCACCTC CATGAGTATGGTGATTTAACAAATGGGTGCCTATCAACTG GGCCACATTTCAATCCGAAGAAACTCACACATGGTTCTCCGGAGGATAAAATTCGCCATGCGGGTGACCTGGGAAACATAGTTGCTAATGCCGATG GAGTCGCAGAAGCAACAATTGTGGATAATCAG ATACCACTATTTGGACCCAATTCAGTGGTTGGAAGAGCCTTAGTGGTTCATGAGCTTGAGGATGACCTTGGAAAGG GTGGGCGGGAACTTAGTTTGAGCACAGGAAATGCTGGCGCAAGATTGGCCTGTG GTGTGGTTGGTTTGACTCCAGTGTAA